A genome region from Tidjanibacter massiliensis includes the following:
- a CDS encoding valine--tRNA ligase codes for MKIADKYVPQELEGKWYDYWLAGGYFHSEPDSRPSYTIVIPPPNVTGMLHMGHMLNNTLQDVLVRRARMNGMNACWVPGTDHASIATEAKVVARLREQGIEKSSLSREEFLRHAWQWKEEHGGIILKQLRRLGASCDWERTAFTMDEVRSRSVIRVFVDLYNKGLIYRGVRMVNWDPAAQTALSDEEVVFCETHGKLYYLRYMLEEGGGYLTVATTRPETILGDVALCVNPNDPRYAGVVGRAVRVPLVGRSIPVIADDYVDTEFGTGVLKVTPAHDVNDYVIGEKYNLEVIDIFNPDGTVNGKVGLYEGMDRFALRERIEKDLDAAGLLEKTEAYTNNVGFSERTHVPIEPKLSMQWFLKMDKLAVPALDAVMSDMIRFVPPKFRNTYRHWMENIKDWCISRQLWWGHRIPAWYLPEGGYVVAETAEEALELARRKCGADLQLADLRQDDDVLDTWFSSWLWPIALFDGIMHPGNPEIRYYYPTNDLVTAPDIIFFWVARMIMAGYEYMHEKPFQSVYFTGLVRDKLGRKMSKSLGNSPDPLDLIDRYGADGVRVAMLLCSTAGNDIMFDEAMCEQGRNFGNKIWNAFRLVSSWSVDEGLEQPESGRLAAEWFGNLLDRSLAGIEADFAAYRISDAFMKIYRLFWDEFSGWYLEMVKPAYGMPADGKTFAQTKAFFDKLLRMLHPFMPFITEELWQHLAPRLEGQSIMVSDMPRAAAWDDALLARFELVKETVTAIRNIRQQKSIPNREPLALKVIRDENYHEAYNPLLVKMANLSGVECVAEKSPAAPSFIVKTTEYFVPLDGMVDVEAELRKLADELAYLEGFLASVMKKLSNERFVSGAPQKVVETEYAKKNDAEAKIKALRERMAALK; via the coding sequence ATGAAGATAGCAGACAAATACGTTCCCCAGGAGCTCGAAGGCAAGTGGTACGACTACTGGCTTGCGGGCGGGTACTTTCATTCGGAACCCGACAGCAGACCTTCCTATACAATAGTCATACCACCCCCGAATGTGACAGGTATGCTCCACATGGGGCACATGCTGAACAATACCCTGCAGGACGTGCTTGTCCGCCGTGCCCGGATGAACGGGATGAACGCCTGCTGGGTGCCGGGAACCGACCACGCCTCGATAGCTACCGAAGCCAAGGTGGTGGCCAGGCTCCGGGAGCAGGGTATCGAGAAATCGTCGCTCTCGCGCGAGGAGTTCCTGCGCCATGCCTGGCAGTGGAAGGAGGAGCACGGGGGGATTATCCTCAAACAGCTCCGCCGGCTGGGCGCCTCGTGCGATTGGGAGCGTACCGCATTCACGATGGACGAGGTGCGTTCGCGCAGCGTCATCCGCGTCTTCGTGGATCTCTATAACAAAGGATTGATTTACCGCGGGGTACGTATGGTGAACTGGGACCCCGCCGCGCAGACGGCTCTTTCGGACGAGGAGGTGGTTTTTTGCGAGACGCACGGGAAGCTCTACTATCTGCGCTACATGCTGGAGGAGGGCGGCGGCTATCTGACGGTGGCCACGACGCGTCCGGAGACGATACTCGGCGATGTGGCCCTTTGCGTCAATCCGAACGACCCCCGCTACGCGGGCGTCGTGGGGCGTGCCGTGAGGGTGCCGCTCGTGGGCAGGAGCATTCCCGTCATCGCGGACGATTATGTGGATACGGAGTTCGGAACGGGTGTGCTGAAGGTGACCCCGGCCCACGACGTGAACGACTATGTGATAGGCGAGAAATACAATCTGGAGGTCATCGACATCTTCAATCCGGACGGTACGGTGAACGGCAAGGTGGGTCTGTACGAAGGTATGGACCGTTTCGCGCTGCGTGAACGGATAGAGAAGGACCTCGATGCGGCCGGTCTGCTCGAAAAGACGGAGGCCTATACCAACAACGTCGGTTTCTCGGAACGTACGCATGTTCCGATAGAGCCGAAACTTTCCATGCAGTGGTTTCTGAAAATGGACAAATTGGCAGTTCCGGCACTCGATGCTGTCATGAGTGACATGATACGCTTCGTGCCGCCCAAGTTCCGCAATACGTATCGCCATTGGATGGAGAACATCAAGGACTGGTGTATTTCGCGGCAGCTTTGGTGGGGACACCGCATTCCGGCCTGGTATCTGCCCGAAGGCGGCTATGTGGTGGCCGAAACGGCGGAGGAGGCGCTGGAGCTTGCCCGCCGCAAGTGCGGTGCCGACCTGCAGCTCGCTGACCTGCGGCAGGACGACGACGTGCTGGATACGTGGTTCAGTTCGTGGCTGTGGCCCATCGCGCTCTTCGACGGCATCATGCATCCCGGGAATCCGGAGATACGCTATTACTATCCGACCAACGACCTGGTGACGGCGCCCGACATCATCTTCTTCTGGGTGGCGCGCATGATAATGGCCGGATACGAGTATATGCACGAGAAGCCTTTCCAGAGCGTCTATTTTACGGGGCTCGTGCGCGATAAGCTGGGACGCAAGATGAGCAAGTCGCTCGGCAACTCGCCCGACCCGCTCGACCTGATAGACCGTTACGGCGCCGACGGGGTGCGGGTGGCCATGCTGCTCTGTTCCACGGCGGGTAACGACATCATGTTCGACGAGGCGATGTGCGAGCAGGGACGCAATTTCGGGAACAAGATATGGAACGCTTTCCGGCTGGTGAGCTCGTGGAGCGTGGACGAGGGACTGGAGCAGCCCGAAAGCGGCCGTCTGGCGGCAGAGTGGTTCGGTAATCTGCTTGACAGGAGCCTGGCGGGTATCGAGGCCGATTTCGCGGCTTATCGCATCTCCGATGCCTTCATGAAGATTTACAGGCTGTTCTGGGACGAATTTTCCGGGTGGTATCTGGAGATGGTGAAACCCGCATACGGGATGCCGGCCGACGGGAAGACCTTTGCCCAGACCAAAGCGTTCTTCGATAAGTTGCTGCGCATGCTGCACCCCTTCATGCCCTTCATTACCGAGGAGCTGTGGCAGCACCTTGCCCCGCGTCTGGAGGGACAGAGCATCATGGTGAGCGACATGCCGCGGGCAGCTGCATGGGACGATGCCCTGCTGGCGCGTTTCGAACTGGTGAAAGAGACCGTGACGGCGATAAGGAACATCCGGCAGCAGAAGAGTATTCCCAACAGGGAACCGCTTGCCCTGAAAGTCATCCGCGACGAAAACTATCATGAGGCCTATAATCCGCTTTTGGTCAAGATGGCGAATTTGTCGGGCGTGGAGTGCGTGGCGGAGAAGAGTCCGGCGGCGCCTTCTTTCATTGTCAAGACTACGGAGTATTTCGTACCGCTCGACGGAATGGTGGACGTGGAGGCCGAGCTGCGGAAGCTGGCCGACGAACTCGCCTATCTGGAGGGATTTCTCGCGTCGGTGATGAAGAAGCTCTCCAACGAGCGGTTCGTTAGCGGGGCTCCGCAAAAGGTGGTGGAGACGGAATACGCCAAGAAGAACGATGCCGAGGCGAAGATAAAGGCGCTCCGCGAACGCATGGCCGCCCTAAAGTAA
- a CDS encoding methylglyoxal synthase, translating to MERKKTIALVAHDNMKPDLVEWADWNRELLLCHSLVCTGTTGRMVADVLIGKKGDGKCRLDIRLLKSGPLGGDQQLGAMIAEGRIDALIFFWDPMEAQPHDVDVKALLRLATLYNVPTAVNRSTADFMVSSPLFDGDYEPVVKDYRGYVERSLGR from the coding sequence ATGGAAAGAAAGAAGACGATAGCGCTGGTAGCGCATGATAACATGAAGCCCGACCTGGTGGAGTGGGCCGACTGGAACCGCGAACTTCTGCTGTGTCATAGTCTCGTCTGTACGGGGACGACCGGCAGGATGGTGGCCGACGTCCTGATAGGCAAGAAAGGGGACGGAAAATGCCGGCTCGACATCCGGCTGCTCAAGTCGGGTCCCCTCGGCGGCGACCAGCAGTTGGGGGCGATGATAGCCGAGGGCAGGATAGACGCCCTGATATTTTTCTGGGACCCGATGGAGGCCCAGCCGCACGACGTGGATGTGAAGGCGCTTCTGCGTCTGGCGACGTTGTATAACGTTCCGACGGCGGTGAACCGTTCCACGGCCGATTTCATGGTCTCCTCGCCGCTCTTCGACGGGGATTATGAACCGGTGGTGAAGGATTACCGCGGGTATGTGGAGCGAAGCCTCGGCAGATAG
- a CDS encoding Bor/Iss family lipoprotein, with amino-acid sequence MKRILPFCLCLCCVGLTSCFRTNLYVGNARPDDRKVKVSQESFNHHFVGGLIPGGNTTMTASEYVDDADSFVVQTSTGFLNGLVGGVTAGIYTPTQTKFYLPVEELNKTAAAGRESAKEEE; translated from the coding sequence ATGAAGAGAATTTTACCGTTTTGCCTGTGTTTGTGCTGTGTGGGACTGACGTCCTGTTTCCGCACGAACCTTTATGTAGGCAATGCCCGGCCCGACGACAGAAAAGTCAAGGTGAGTCAGGAATCGTTCAATCACCATTTCGTCGGCGGACTCATTCCCGGCGGCAATACCACGATGACGGCGTCGGAGTATGTGGACGACGCCGACAGTTTCGTCGTTCAGACCAGTACCGGTTTTCTGAACGGCCTTGTCGGGGGAGTCACGGCGGGAATCTATACCCCGACCCAGACCAAATTCTATCTGCCGGTAGAGGAGTTGAACAAGACGGCGGCTGCCGGCAGGGAGTCTGCAAAAGAGGAGGAGTAG
- a CDS encoding Bor/Iss family lipoprotein, with amino-acid sequence MKTVKGIVVAAAAVAAAVCASSCSTSRILVGDVKPKEPMIEVSKEHNAHFLGGLVKTGKTIAQEHVGDAENYAVLTRYGFGDIMLSFVTGYIYTPTTTKYYIPVRYMDDFDFVGKEKQRKERVHKDRGFVIGVETGGGAWPGPRTGIGRWLTEATVNTALTFGYQANPHFYMAAGFDLSAYSMPGDGDLVTLLQPFLRFRYTVLDRNSSPFVGIDLGVPLERVESDNWGDEWDPALALTPMIGYRFRVGRHRNAGFDIGIGYRLGEFFSEIDSPFVLKECSLNALLLKIGFSITL; translated from the coding sequence ATGAAAACCGTGAAAGGAATCGTCGTTGCGGCCGCAGCGGTCGCGGCGGCAGTCTGTGCATCCTCGTGCAGCACGAGTCGTATTCTTGTCGGCGACGTCAAACCCAAAGAGCCGATGATTGAAGTATCCAAGGAACACAACGCTCATTTCCTCGGCGGGTTGGTCAAGACGGGAAAGACCATCGCGCAGGAACATGTCGGCGATGCGGAGAATTACGCCGTACTTACCCGTTACGGGTTCGGAGACATCATGCTGTCGTTCGTGACGGGTTATATTTACACTCCGACGACCACGAAGTATTACATTCCGGTGCGGTATATGGATGACTTCGATTTCGTGGGTAAAGAAAAGCAGCGCAAAGAGCGTGTACACAAAGACAGGGGGTTCGTTATCGGAGTCGAGACGGGCGGCGGTGCATGGCCCGGTCCGCGCACGGGCATCGGTCGTTGGCTGACAGAAGCTACGGTGAATACCGCGCTGACGTTCGGTTATCAGGCGAATCCGCACTTTTACATGGCGGCGGGTTTCGATTTGAGCGCTTACTCGATGCCTGGCGACGGAGACCTCGTTACGCTGTTGCAGCCTTTCCTGCGTTTCCGCTACACGGTGCTCGACCGGAACAGTTCGCCGTTCGTGGGCATCGACCTCGGCGTGCCTTTGGAGCGTGTGGAAAGCGATAACTGGGGAGACGAGTGGGACCCTGCATTGGCCCTCACTCCCATGATAGGATACCGCTTCCGGGTGGGGCGCCATCGTAATGCCGGTTTCGACATCGGCATAGGCTACCGATTGGGCGAGTTTTTCTCTGAAATCGATTCCCCTTTCGTGCTCAAGGAATGTTCGCTGAACGCGCTGTTGCTTAAAATCGGGTTCAGCATCACGCTTTGA
- a CDS encoding retropepsin-like aspartic protease, translating to MMRKILLVVASLWSVCTASHAQDRAECERIVHLVAEAVGAGSIEGVEPFLAPGFMFSGQEGDRARSVMKLLVEQLDDRVERIEMLRAERTERGLELVCAFTYAGALGRKEATFLFDGKNRLERLELFPMRVETLPEEEDAFVGPSSGRLDVPVRRLGNLLAATAFLDGRERTFIIDNGAPRLMLNSSRYGTDRDTAALRISSSKGVNSSIGGMDIVEVSEFDFHGIRAERRRFLAFDMSHLEQETEIFGLLGYEVYKDWDLLFDYEGGTLTLLDPTVTDACVASLTGGRPVTEVPIEMEGHIACVEACIGERMLRLGIDCGAGADLLDDRLWESLRPALTGRRETTLTGADAEARRVRSAKVKRLKIGDREFRRVPTVFNDMSHLNRSLKRGLDGLIGFPILSGQKTVLSYRSGRLIFLP from the coding sequence ATGATGAGGAAAATATTGTTGGTCGTGGCATCGCTGTGGAGCGTATGCACGGCATCGCATGCTCAGGACCGGGCGGAATGCGAACGGATTGTGCACCTCGTGGCGGAGGCCGTCGGGGCCGGTTCGATTGAGGGGGTCGAGCCTTTTCTGGCGCCCGGATTCATGTTTTCGGGACAGGAGGGCGACCGGGCCCGGTCGGTGATGAAACTGCTCGTGGAACAGCTTGACGACCGGGTGGAGCGGATTGAAATGCTTCGGGCGGAACGGACGGAAAGAGGTCTGGAACTGGTCTGTGCCTTTACCTATGCGGGCGCACTGGGCCGGAAGGAGGCGACTTTCCTTTTCGACGGGAAAAACCGTCTGGAACGTTTGGAACTGTTTCCGATGCGGGTCGAAACGTTACCGGAGGAGGAAGACGCTTTTGTGGGGCCGTCTTCCGGTCGGCTCGACGTACCGGTTCGCCGGCTCGGCAACCTGTTGGCCGCGACGGCGTTCCTGGACGGAAGGGAACGTACGTTCATCATCGACAATGGAGCGCCGAGACTGATGCTCAACAGCAGCCGCTATGGAACGGACCGCGATACGGCTGCATTGCGGATTTCGTCCTCGAAAGGAGTGAATTCCTCCATCGGGGGAATGGATATTGTGGAAGTCTCCGAATTCGATTTTCACGGAATCCGTGCGGAAAGGAGAAGGTTTCTCGCGTTCGACATGTCGCATCTGGAGCAGGAAACGGAGATTTTCGGCCTGCTCGGTTACGAAGTCTATAAGGATTGGGATTTGTTGTTCGATTACGAGGGCGGAACGCTGACGCTGCTCGACCCGACTGTTACGGATGCCTGTGTGGCGTCTCTGACAGGCGGACGTCCCGTGACGGAAGTGCCTATTGAAATGGAAGGACATATTGCCTGTGTGGAAGCGTGCATCGGCGAACGTATGTTGCGTCTTGGCATCGACTGCGGGGCCGGTGCCGATTTGCTGGACGACCGGTTGTGGGAGTCGTTGCGGCCCGCCTTGACCGGGCGTCGGGAGACGACGCTTACGGGGGCGGACGCTGAAGCGCGCCGGGTGCGTTCCGCCAAGGTGAAGCGGCTGAAAATCGGCGACAGAGAGTTCCGGAGGGTCCCGACCGTATTCAACGATATGAGCCATCTTAACCGTTCTCTGAAACGCGGACTGGACGGATTAATCGGCTTTCCGATACTCTCCGGCCAGAAGACGGTGTTGAGTTACCGGAGCGGCCGGTTGATTTTCCTACCTTGA
- a CDS encoding winged helix-turn-helix domain-containing protein produces MFRELNPLLHSRLRLAVMSLLVSVEEADFTWLREKTGATAGNLSVQLDKLSGAGYIRVKKEFVGRKTRTSCSITTDGRRAFEEYVEALKGYIGTE; encoded by the coding sequence ATGTTCCGGGAATTGAATCCGCTGCTCCATTCGCGGCTAAGGCTGGCGGTGATGTCACTGCTGGTTTCGGTGGAGGAGGCCGACTTTACCTGGCTCCGCGAGAAGACCGGTGCCACGGCGGGGAATCTCAGCGTACAGTTGGACAAGCTCTCCGGGGCGGGCTATATCCGGGTGAAGAAGGAGTTCGTAGGGCGGAAGACACGTACATCGTGCAGCATCACGACGGACGGCAGGAGAGCGTTCGAGGAGTATGTCGAGGCGCTGAAAGGATATATCGGTACGGAGTAG
- the gdhA gene encoding NADP-specific glutamate dehydrogenase, which produces MNVQKLMADLELRHPGESEYLQAVREVLESIEEVYNQHPEFEKAKIVERIVEPDRIFTFRVTWVDDKGEVQTNLGYRVQFNSAIGPYKGGLRFHKAVNPSMLKFLGFEQTFKNALTTLPMGGAKGGSDFDPVGKSDAEIMRFCQAFMQELWNNIGVDTDVPAGDVGVGGREIGFLNGMYQKLARKYHTGVLTGKGMTWGGSILRPEATGYGALYFVQHMLHLAGKSLKGATIAISGFGNVAWGAAKKATELGAKVIAISGPDGVIYNPNGMTDEKINYMLELRSSNRNIVAPFAEKFKDATFTPGKKAWSVKCDIALPCAFQNELNGDDAAELLKNGTWCCAEVSNMGCTPEAIHAFQKAGILFAPGKAVNAGGVATSGLEMTQNCMHLSWSGKEVDERLHTIMESIHEACVEYGKQPDGYINYVKGANIAGFMKVAQAMLEQGII; this is translated from the coding sequence ATGAATGTTCAGAAATTGATGGCGGACCTGGAACTTCGCCACCCAGGTGAAAGCGAATACCTGCAGGCAGTACGCGAAGTCCTCGAATCTATCGAAGAGGTTTACAACCAGCATCCCGAATTTGAGAAGGCCAAAATCGTTGAACGTATCGTCGAGCCGGACCGTATCTTCACTTTCCGCGTAACGTGGGTTGACGACAAGGGCGAGGTACAGACCAACCTCGGTTACCGCGTACAGTTCAACAGCGCAATCGGCCCGTACAAAGGCGGTCTGCGTTTCCACAAGGCAGTGAACCCCTCCATGCTGAAGTTCCTCGGTTTCGAGCAGACCTTCAAGAACGCCCTCACCACGCTTCCGATGGGCGGTGCAAAGGGCGGTTCCGACTTCGACCCGGTAGGCAAATCCGACGCTGAAATCATGCGTTTCTGCCAGGCATTCATGCAGGAACTCTGGAACAACATCGGCGTGGATACCGACGTTCCCGCAGGTGACGTAGGCGTAGGCGGCCGCGAAATCGGCTTCCTCAACGGCATGTATCAGAAACTCGCCCGCAAATACCACACCGGCGTGCTGACCGGCAAGGGCATGACCTGGGGCGGTTCCATCCTCCGTCCGGAGGCAACCGGCTACGGTGCACTCTATTTTGTACAGCACATGCTCCATCTCGCAGGCAAGAGCCTCAAAGGCGCTACCATCGCCATCTCTGGCTTCGGTAACGTGGCATGGGGTGCAGCCAAGAAGGCTACCGAACTCGGCGCCAAGGTTATTGCCATCTCCGGTCCGGACGGTGTCATCTACAACCCGAACGGCATGACCGACGAGAAAATCAACTACATGCTCGAGCTTCGTTCCTCGAACCGCAACATCGTCGCTCCGTTCGCAGAGAAGTTCAAAGACGCTACCTTCACTCCGGGCAAGAAGGCTTGGAGCGTGAAGTGCGACATCGCCCTCCCCTGCGCATTCCAGAACGAGCTCAACGGCGACGACGCTGCCGAACTGCTCAAGAACGGTACCTGGTGCTGCGCCGAGGTTTCCAACATGGGATGTACTCCGGAAGCTATCCACGCATTCCAGAAAGCAGGCATCCTCTTCGCTCCGGGCAAGGCCGTTAACGCAGGTGGCGTTGCGACTTCCGGTCTCGAAATGACGCAGAACTGCATGCACCTCTCCTGGTCGGGCAAGGAAGTGGACGAAAGACTCCACACCATCATGGAGAGCATCCACGAAGCCTGCGTAGAGTACGGCAAGCAGCCCGACGGCTACATCAACTACGTGAAGGGTGCGAACATCGCCGGCTTCATGAAAGTCGCTCAGGCAATGCTCGAACAGGGTATCATCTAA
- a CDS encoding Ig-like domain-containing protein, translating into MLMKRMLLLAVVAGIAAGTAGCKQQDAPKLDRQAVRLYVGDQVRITADRPVAWSAADDFYAAVDADGTVTARHVGTTTVTATADSGSAACTVEVQPRYNTFVEPAYELIGQTISHAEIDAVEKREKIEETKFSIAYKGELPYIKRVEYFYDVADEDELNAITVRFDKGYESEVKNFLSERYLPVPINAYVINFYTHYETLAAVKVVWSNREKEVVLQYGHNPKQIKQ; encoded by the coding sequence ATGCTTATGAAACGTATGCTCTTATTGGCCGTAGTGGCAGGCATCGCTGCCGGGACGGCAGGATGCAAACAGCAGGATGCACCGAAACTCGACCGGCAGGCCGTCCGGCTCTATGTGGGCGACCAGGTACGAATCACGGCCGACAGGCCCGTCGCGTGGAGCGCCGCGGACGACTTCTATGCCGCGGTGGACGCCGACGGTACCGTCACCGCCCGGCATGTCGGCACCACGACCGTGACCGCTACAGCCGACTCCGGCAGCGCCGCATGCACCGTGGAAGTCCAGCCCCGGTACAATACGTTCGTCGAACCGGCCTACGAATTAATCGGCCAAACGATTTCGCATGCGGAGATAGATGCGGTCGAAAAACGGGAAAAAATCGAAGAAACGAAGTTTTCGATTGCATATAAAGGAGAACTGCCTTACATCAAAAGGGTCGAGTATTTTTATGATGTAGCCGATGAAGATGAGCTTAATGCGATAACCGTTCGGTTTGACAAAGGATATGAAAGCGAAGTAAAGAATTTTTTGTCCGAACGATACCTGCCAGTTCCAATCAATGCCTACGTTATCAACTTTTACACTCATTATGAAACACTTGCTGCTGTAAAAGTCGTATGGTCCAATCGAGAAAAGGAGGTCGTACTCCAATATGGGCATAATCCGAAACAAATTAAACAATGA
- the gcvT gene encoding glycine cleavage system aminomethyltransferase GcvT has translation MKTTPFTKYHIANGAKMSEFAGYNMPIEFTGINEEHLNVREKAGVFDVSHMGEIWIKGPKALDFLQRITSNNVAALTDGKVQYTTMPNGRGGIVDDLLVYRIDAETYLLVVNAANIAKDYDHIVEEGKKFGLTAGKEIYNASDEICQLAIQGPLAMKIVQKMCKEPVEDLVYYTFVKTEVAGIKDAILSATGYTGAGGCEIYIANEDADKLWEALWKAGEEYGLKNIGLGARDTLRLEKGFCLYGNDIDDTTSPIEAGLGWITKFVEGKDFIDRPLMEKQKAEGVTRKLVGFKMIDRGIPRHGYDIADAEGNKIGVVTSGTMSPCLKIGIGMGYVKPEFSKAGNNVYIKVREKLLKAEVVKLPFV, from the coding sequence ATGAAAACTACACCATTTACCAAGTACCATATCGCGAACGGTGCGAAAATGTCCGAATTCGCGGGGTACAACATGCCTATCGAGTTTACGGGCATCAACGAAGAGCACCTCAACGTGCGTGAAAAAGCCGGCGTGTTCGACGTGAGCCACATGGGCGAGATATGGATAAAGGGACCGAAAGCGCTCGATTTCCTCCAGCGGATAACCAGCAACAACGTGGCTGCCCTGACCGATGGCAAGGTACAGTACACGACCATGCCCAATGGCCGCGGCGGTATCGTGGACGACCTGCTCGTATATCGTATTGATGCCGAAACCTATCTGCTCGTAGTCAATGCGGCCAATATCGCGAAGGATTACGACCACATCGTGGAGGAGGGCAAGAAGTTCGGTCTCACCGCAGGCAAGGAGATATACAACGCTTCGGACGAGATATGCCAGCTCGCCATACAGGGTCCGCTTGCCATGAAGATTGTCCAGAAGATGTGCAAGGAGCCTGTCGAAGACCTCGTTTACTACACGTTCGTCAAGACTGAAGTGGCCGGTATTAAGGATGCTATCCTCTCCGCGACGGGTTATACCGGTGCGGGCGGCTGCGAGATATACATCGCCAATGAGGATGCCGACAAGCTCTGGGAGGCACTCTGGAAAGCCGGCGAGGAGTACGGTCTCAAGAATATCGGCCTCGGGGCACGCGACACGCTCCGTCTGGAGAAAGGTTTCTGTCTCTACGGAAACGATATAGACGATACGACGTCCCCTATCGAAGCCGGTCTGGGATGGATAACCAAGTTCGTCGAGGGCAAGGATTTCATCGACCGTCCGCTCATGGAGAAGCAGAAAGCCGAAGGGGTTACCCGCAAGCTGGTAGGCTTCAAGATGATAGACCGGGGTATACCGCGCCACGGCTACGATATCGCCGATGCCGAGGGGAATAAAATCGGCGTCGTGACGTCGGGTACAATGTCGCCCTGCCTTAAGATAGGTATCGGCATGGGATATGTGAAGCCGGAGTTTTCCAAGGCCGGCAACAACGTGTACATCAAGGTGCGCGAGAAACTGCTCAAGGCCGAGGTGGTAAAACTGCCGTTCGTATAA
- the tsaE gene encoding tRNA (adenosine(37)-N6)-threonylcarbamoyltransferase complex ATPase subunit type 1 TsaE: MEQLAIDSLGELPKAAEAVITASGGRGVVAFFGAMGAGKTTLIREICTQLGVADNVTSPTFALVNHYRSGRGDNIFHFDFYRIEKLDEAYDLGYDEYFDSGALCLVEWPEKIEPLLPSDTLRVYIETTGPDSRKITIG, from the coding sequence ATGGAACAACTTGCAATCGATTCGCTCGGCGAACTGCCGAAGGCCGCCGAAGCGGTCATAACCGCCAGCGGCGGCCGCGGCGTAGTCGCCTTCTTCGGCGCGATGGGTGCAGGGAAAACCACCCTGATACGCGAAATATGCACGCAGCTCGGCGTTGCCGACAACGTCACCAGCCCGACGTTCGCCCTCGTGAATCACTACCGTTCCGGCAGGGGGGACAACATCTTTCACTTCGATTTCTATCGTATCGAAAAGTTGGACGAGGCCTACGACCTGGGCTACGACGAATATTTCGACAGCGGAGCACTCTGCCTGGTCGAGTGGCCGGAAAAAATCGAACCGCTCCTGCCGTCCGACACACTGCGTGTGTACATCGAAACAACCGGTCCCGACAGCCGCAAGATAACAATCGGCTGA